The Anguilla rostrata isolate EN2019 chromosome 1, ASM1855537v3, whole genome shotgun sequence nucleotide sequence aaactgttgGCCTCAAATCTGCCCCTAGGAATGCCAGCATACCTTGAGAAAgataaagcatttatttaactgCCCTTCGTACATGAAAtactacatactgtacatgctgcCCTACATCTGTGTAGGCCTGTGTTTAGAAGTATGATGACCTAACACACTTGTAAATGTAGTCCTGAGTTTAACAGTGAACCTTTAAAGATGACTCAGTACACTCAATATTTCAGGCCTGTGTTTTTGGTCTTTACCATACATGATGACCAACACACTTGACGGGACTATATGAAATGTATACCATGTCTTTCCTTGGAGTGATTAAACACTTTGTTTATGTAACAGCTCACTACCGGCCGCCCTACAACCACTTTTGGACTCTCATTTGTACTGGGtgcaaaggtcaaaggtcactctCCCAGATCTCCTTTCTGTTTGGGCTGCTGCTTGTAGTAATGCGAGGCGTAGATTCCCTCTTCATAGTTGCCCTCCCCTGCAAACTGTGCATCAGACCAGTCCTGCTCTGTTTCAAGGCCGTGAGACCAGTATCCTTTAATTTCCATCTgggtgagacagacacacagagtagCAGCCATTAGCCCTGCAGACACATTTACCTCTGGCTCCAAAGTCTCACTTTTTGAAGGGGTAGTTGTCCTCCATATCCACAGGTATAGTTTTAACTGTCTCTGATATGATTTGATACCAAAGCATTCAgctgaatgtaaaaacattatacaaataaatgataataagaATAACAGATCTAGATACCCAGAACAGTCCACACCCCTTCAGAAAGTGCAAAGGGAGCTTTTTAAAGAGTAAGTGAACTAGctcttcacacaaaaaaacctttcatCTGTTTACTGTCTCCAGGCTTTATATGGCATATGGAAAATTATtcacatataataataaataggaGGGAAAAAATCATTAAGCCAATATAAGTTGCTCAGAGGAAAGACTGTTTCAACTGATTTCATAAATACCTCACGCTGTTCAACTCAAAACTTGCTGAGTGCTCAGAGTGCATTGCTACCTTTGCTTTCAGCTGTTCCTTCTGCAGCATCCTGTCAAGCCTTCTGGTGCCACATAAAAAACTGTGCTTAAAGGGTGTCCAGAAAAGTTATTATGTCTAATTTTTTAGTAATCCAATATCATTTGCTTGCTCTGTttgctgaaatatgaaaatgacgTGGGTAATTTTTATTTGGTGGAAAAAAGTAAGTGTGACAGCACCAGGATGAATGCTTGAACGAGAACAATCAACTGAAAGCAGCTGAAACAGGGCCATGCACCCTGCCCCAGTCCGCAATATCAATTTtgattgaataataaaaatacttcagTCTGGTCTGATTGAATTGCATATGTCCCTTTTTGACAAAAGGTTTTACTTTGAAACCTTCAATTTCAGTTAATAAGACTGCCAATGTACACTTTTGTTCCCATAAATGTATTGTTCCTGTGCTATATTTTAAACTGATCAGGTGTAAGtaagaaagctgtttttatgAAACTACTTCAAACAGTAGCTATGAATTATAATGTATCTCCGTGCagattattatataataatcaACCCTTCAAACCAATCATGTAGAGTATAAACTTTTGTATATGACATGGCTTATGTTGCTTTGCACAACTCATAGTGCCAGTGATCTTTTCTCACAGTCTCTGCTGAGCTATTCACCCTCACTTCCTCAGGTGAACTGTGTAACACCCACCTCATCATCATCCTGCAGGTGCTGCTGTGAAAACTGCAACATCTCCAGCTGCATCGTGGTCTGATTAAAGTATCGCACCGCTTCCTgtcaataaaagaaaatggcaccaATGTCAACTTCTTCTGAGCAGCTCTCTTAGGCCAGGATAAAGGCAGCTTTGCGTAGACCATTGTAAATGGTAATGTTACCGCACTGTTTTGAAGGGGGAAACCAATTCCTGCTGTATTTGCAATTTCTGCTGTGTACGTtcaatttgtcaaaataataaaGTGGCCTAgctatttaataaaatttatttaatggaaaaacagaCTTTCCCCTGCAATTACCGATGAACAAATTGGTAAAGCACTGGGGAAACTGGATTGAGTATGTAACCTCTAAATGACCCGACTTTGTTCCAAGACAGAATGAAGgaaactaaaattaaaacacatgtatGTATTTGGACAAATTAATTAGTACCATCTCCCTTGTCTATTTGTACACAGTTTGTAGTAAACTCATAtgtggggaaaaggagaaagaaaagggaacAGATGTATACCCACACAGATAATTATTTGTATGACATACAGGCAATAAAAAACATCAATGTAATTGTAAATAACTGATGTGTGAAATCACCGAATCGTGATATTGAAATAATATGTATCTCTGTTTCCCgctacaaaataattataaaagaTAAATCTTGTGGGAGGAAGATTAAAATACAGTCTCATAAAAACCTCTAGTTTACCTCCTCCTTTCCCACTGTTGTGCACCTCTCCTCAATTTTGTATTTATGAATACATACTCATATTGAGGCTCAACTGACACAAGCAAATGGTCTTTTCCCCATCACAACAGTTATtactaaaacaagaaaaaatccCAGCTTTGACTTACTTCAGTTTTCATTATGGCACAGCCTACAGAGGAGCATGAACAACAACTATCAGTGATATCAactgagagagaatgaggggagGGGACATACAGCCCTGGGTCTGAAGTCTTCCTCGGTGAGACCCCATTTGTCTTTGTGAAGCTGGTAGTAAGCCAGGTTGCTTTTCATGACCTTATCACTGGGGTCAAACAACATGTAGCTGGCCACACATGGCACTGCCTTCTTCGTGTCATTCACTGGAAAACAGCATAACATAAATATTACGCAAGCTTCAGcaatatttcaaattatataAATGCGTAGATAATATGCAACAAACTGTTGTCAGACTCAACAGCTAgctgaaaacatacatttgtaGTGTTACCTGTTAATCTACACTAGAGCAAACATATGTTTTGTCTACTATATGCCTTAAAATAAAACCTAGTTACTTCTGGATTATACATTGCTAACTAGGAATGAATGATTGAAGTATAATAAAACTATTCCTTATTCCTCATGAAAGCATCAAAAATATAGGTAAGTACAATGAACAGACAATTGGCATGCAAATGAACAGAGCAGCTTTTGGTTTTCAAACATTTCATGTAAACTTTTAAGCATTGGCCaaggaaaataattacaattatggaTAAGGGTGTGCCTTATAATTAATATCCAACTAGTTTTTATGTGGTAGTAATGAATATACCAAAGATATATTCTTAAAATTTAATCCTATCAAGGACACAACTGGGAACACAAAATCTCTAGATTGATGGACTCAGAAGTAGAGTGCATACTTATAGGACTTCTAAAAAAGCATATAGCTGCATGTGTGGCAATGACCATAAGCAGGGATTAGGCATGAATCAGTTCATATTATCTCATGAGCTCAAATGAACAGTTATGCATACTAAGAATGTTTAATGGTGGCCTGATTGATtgcagtttggaaagtcttCACTTGAAAATGGCATGCAATGAATGTTACTATAAATAAAGTAGCTGAGTAATGGCTTATGGAAGGGCAGCAGTTCCTAAGTGCTGTCACCCAGTGCATAATATAGACTACAATTATGGCCTGATATTCAACTTCAACTCAAGGGTTATGCTATCTCCCCACAGCAATGTCCACCAATGTccttttatctgcattttaacaagatgcaccaaccaaaaacaacaacttaACATGCTTGTTTTGAAAACGTATAACTTTCATTTGACAGATAAGGTTTGTCAGCAGTGCAAACACTTCATCACAAAGGTGGCATCTTCAATGAATTTAAACTCATCtcagaataaaacaaatcatGCAGATTTAGTTTTATGAATACAATCAATGTTCAACACTTACACTTATAATATGCAAACTGTAAGTAGTGATACATTGTTGCCACAAACTTCTCGATGACAAATCCACCCACAACTGGAGTGAGTTCACTTTCGCACTTGACTTTCCGCTTCAATGTTTCTGTGTAATggtctaaaaaacaaaaatgacacaaatatGACAATTCACAAATATCGACTCAAACTAAAAATGTAATACGTAGATCTCTGAATCACCCTTTTTCCTTACCTTCTCAAGTCACAGT carries:
- the LOC135255878 gene encoding cartilage-associated protein-like isoform X2, with translation MAAVHHPGGSYTLVVGESNDMAKAIAATQTFMLKQPEDKMMKRNMDYYRSLPGSQEHLRNLETRSYEAPFLRAVRAHNAENYRRVVSDMELALSDFLKAYDSCLAASEGSREILDFKDFYASIADHYTETLKRKVKCESELTPVVGGFVIEKFVATMYHYLQFAYYKLNDTKKAVPCVASYMLFDPSDKVMKSNLAYYQLHKDKWGLTEEDFRPRAEAVRYFNQTTMQLEMLQFSQQHLQDDDEMEIKGYWSHGLETEQDWSDAQFAGEGNYEEGIYASHYYKQQPKQKGDLGE